One Spirochaetota bacterium genomic window, TATTTTCAAAGACAAAATCTATAAATATCTTACCCGTCTTACGATCTATGATGCTGAAATTCATGGTATTGGTATTGAGTGAAGCCATTTCTGGTTTCACATATACTATCTGGCTAATACGCTGCTCAGCTGTTTTACCCATACCTACTGCAGAACTCAAGTTAACAATTATATCCGGGCACTTTTCTTTGATTGCATCATGCGTATCTTTAATGCGTTTATGGTCATGAGTTGGCATACCATTGTCTTCTCGGGCATGGACATGAACCATTGCAGCACCTGCTTTATAGCATTTGTAAGCTTCTTCTGCAAATTCCTGTGGAGTGTAAGGAACTGACGGCGTCTGATTTTTCATTGTTGCAGCTCCGGCCAGTGCTGCGGTGATAATGACTTTTTTGGACATAGCTTTCCTCCTTTCTTTTAATAATTTTTCCTCTTCGGAAATTACTGGCTCCTCCCCTTTTGCACCTGAAGGTTTACGTTCAGACACAAATGCTTTTTCAGGTTTCTTAGGTGCAAAATGAGAAATATCTAAAATTGTATTTGTGGGTGAAGATGAAAATACTGCTTCAACCTTCATTCCTATTTTTACTTCTTCAGGTGCTATCCCATCAAGAATGTGAACAATAGGTGTATCAGCACCATCAAGCTTAATAAGTGCCATCACAAAAGGTGCTTTCTTTGGAAGATGTTTGTCATCGTAGCGTACAACCGTGAAATTTACAACCTCGCCAGATGGCTGCACCTCCACCCAGTTGTCCCGTATATCGGTAAGATCACGCTCACATGTCTGGCGTGGTGGCAGATATACTTTGTTACACACAGGACATTTCACACCCATGATTTTTTTCTTGTCACGGAGTGTGGTAATAAAGGTACTACCCACTCTTCCAGCAAAATAACTATAGGGTAATGCTAACTTTCCTTCAACTATAAAACAATCTTTCCTGTCATAATCAAGTGCCATAGCATTCCTCCATCACTCATCAATCTCAAAATATTTGATATCAAAGATGCTTCCAGTACGGTGTTCATTCCACACCGGGCGTACACGTGTACCTGAAACATCATCTTTACCGCCTTTTATCCTGTCTATCTGGTCCCTGCGGATTAAATGCGCAAATGTGTCGTTACCCTGACAACCATCTAACAATATGTTTGCCATTCCATACGGCGTTTCCCGTGTTTCGCCTGTTAATGGATCAGGGCTGGCATAATATACATATTCCATATAACGGACCTGACCCTTTGGACCAACTTCAACCCATTCATCCACACGAACACGGCATTCTGCACATACTTCTCGTGCGGGCAATTGGATTCGCCCGCATTTGGGGCATTTATTGCCAAGGATCTTCTTTTCTTTCAGTGCATTCAAAAATTTTCCCATTACAGGTCCAGTTGAAAACTTCTGATCAACAGAAATTATCTTTTTCAGTACAATGAGTTCCTGTTCTGGTGTACCGCTAGCCATTGGGTCCTGATACTTTCCAAATATCTCACCTAACTTCAATGCCAGCTGCGTTTCACCAACTATAGCTGCCTTCCCTGCAGATAGCAGTGAAAACGCATCAACCTTACCCAACATCACATCCACCCAATCTTTAGCTTCCTGAACCTCCAGTTTAACGGTAAACTTTTCTGCTCGTTCTTCTTTTAATTCGCACTTCCCATCTTTAATGTATGCCGTCCACACACCACCATCAGCACCACCTATATCATACACAATGACAGCCTCCTGTGGGGCATTCTGCGGCTGAAAACGAGAAACAAGAGTACCAAACATATCCAGAATATAATCCCGAGTGGACATGGCAGCTTTCTTTGGTACATACTTTTTAAACATCTTTGCAGTCTTCCCAAATTGTCCAAAATCCCCCTCAATTTTTACCTTACCAGAAGTAAAGGCATTTGCCGCATCAACCTTGCCAATATTAATCCCAACAAATGTCTCTCCATCGCATACCATCACTGCAGCACAATCGCTTAAATCATCTGTTTTAATGACTTCAAGCAATCCTTCAGATACAATGATTTTCCATTTACCGTCACCAGTAATATCATATCCAAACTTTGCAGTAACACCTTTTGCACCTTCCGGTCTGAATCGATCGTTCATTGTATCAAATATATCTTCTACTTTAACACCCCAGTATTCCATATAACCCTCCTACCAGCTTAATTCTTTTTCTAGCATCATCAAAACAGTCCACATGGTACCACCAAATCCAGAAGCTAAGGCATGCTTAACTTCTTTTGGAATTTGATGTGCACCTGCATCGCCTCTAACCTGCAACGCTGCTTCAGCAACCCGCAATAATGCAGTGGCACCTATAGGATTTGTAGCAATAACTCCTCCTGAAGGATTGATTGGCATTGAACCGCCGATCATGATCTCCTTATTTTCTACCAAACGAAGATGTTCATCACCTTTCAGGAAGAAGAAGTCTCTCAACCAATCCAGTCCCCACCATGCAGCAGGATCATACATTTCAAACACATCGAAATATTCCAGTGGGTTCTTAATATCATTACGTTTGAAGAGTTGCTCTGCAGCAAATTTATGAGTCTTCAACACAGGAAAATCCTTGTGATAGCCAAATATATTGAATGTTTCTTCACGATGAATAGTAATGTGATCCCGTATCCATACAGGTTTTTTCGATAGTTCCTTAGCCTTTTTCTCGCAGGCAAATATTACTGCACAGGCACCATCCGACTGTGAACACATATGTATAAGCCTTAGCTCACCAACAAGCTGTGGTGACGTATTCATCAAAGTTTCAACCTGATCAAAATCCAGACCAAATGCTCTGTGTGCATTAGGATTTAAACATGCATGCTTATCCATGACAATACGATACATCATTGCAGCACGTTTTGCTCTGTCTTCACCAAATTCCTGAATGACATCGTAAGCAGTAGAACCTGTTAATGCACCGGTCTGCAGATTCCTGAACCATAGGGGATCGGCCATATTGGTGATACCACCTGTTGTATGGCCTTCCTGCAGTTTTTCAAATCCAATAGCCATAACGATATCATACATTCCTGACGCAACCAGATTGTCACTGGCACACGCTAACGTTGTACCCACTGTTCCACCAGTCGTTATTCTGATGCTGTCCTTTCCATACGCTCCTGTTCCCAGCACATGCCATAAATCCGGCTGGTGAATCATCTCAAATAGTTCCATATTACCATGCACTATGCAGTCAATATCCTTGATGCTTAAATTAGCATCTTTAAGAGCAGCAGATACTGCTTCATGAATCATCTCAGGCTGATTGACATCCTCTCTATGGCTTGAATGTTTAGTCTGTCCAACACCTATAATTGCAACATTTCTGTTCTTTTTATGTGCCATGGTCACCCCTCCTTTACACTTCAAAAATCACAACAGCCTGGTGTTGACCGGCCGCACCATAGGTGCTCTGTGCCAATGCACGTTTTGCACCCTTAACCTGACGTTTACCAGCTTCACCTCTGAGCTGATAAAAGCACTCGATAGCTCTGGCAGCACCACCCAGAAGCAATGGATTGCCGTTTAACATGCCTCCAGACATATTGACATTGAATTCATCCATGCCACCATCATCAATCCACTTCCCACCATTGCCTTCTTTAGCCAGTCCAATGCCTTCAGCCCACATTGGCAACTGGTATGCCGCATGGTCACACAATTCAAAAAGTTGAATATCTTTTTTAACGTCCTTGATTCCTGCTTTCTTCAATGCTCTTTCTGTAGCATTTTTAAGCGAAAAGTTTGATGTTAAATCCTTATCCCCCAAAAAATAACTATCCATACAGCTTGCAT contains:
- a CDS encoding 3-keto-5-aminohexanoate cleavage protein; the protein is MALDYDRKDCFIVEGKLALPYSYFAGRVGSTFITTLRDKKKIMGVKCPVCNKVYLPPRQTCERDLTDIRDNWVEVQPSGEVVNFTVVRYDDKHLPKKAPFVMALIKLDGADTPIVHILDGIAPEEVKIGMKVEAVFSSSPTNTILDISHFAPKKPEKAFVSERKPSGAKGEEPVISEEEKLLKERRKAMSKKVIITAALAGAATMKNQTPSVPYTPQEFAEEAYKCYKAGAAMVHVHAREDNGMPTHDHKRIKDTHDAIKEKCPDIIVNLSSAVGMGKTAEQRISQIVYVKPEMASLNTNTMNFSIIDRKTGKIFIDFVFENTFTMLQDFGKAMEENGVKPEVEVYDLGGLDNWLLISKQGFFTKPYNFNFVWGVAGGMSFRPDMFMVLKNALPEDSNFTTCGVGIEQFPAITMSCLVGGHMRVGLEDNIRVPNGELAKGSYEQVEWAVRIAESLGREPATPDEAREIMGLRKR
- a CDS encoding SCP2 sterol-binding domain-containing protein, which encodes MEYWGVKVEDIFDTMNDRFRPEGAKGVTAKFGYDITGDGKWKIIVSEGLLEVIKTDDLSDCAAVMVCDGETFVGINIGKVDAANAFTSGKVKIEGDFGQFGKTAKMFKKYVPKKAAMSTRDYILDMFGTLVSRFQPQNAPQEAVIVYDIGGADGGVWTAYIKDGKCELKEERAEKFTVKLEVQEAKDWVDVMLGKVDAFSLLSAGKAAIVGETQLALKLGEIFGKYQDPMASGTPEQELIVLKKIISVDQKFSTGPVMGKFLNALKEKKILGNKCPKCGRIQLPAREVCAECRVRVDEWVEVGPKGQVRYMEYVYYASPDPLTGETRETPYGMANILLDGCQGNDTFAHLIRRDQIDRIKGGKDDVSGTRVRPVWNEHRTGSIFDIKYFEIDE
- a CDS encoding thiolase family protein, coding for MAHKKNRNVAIIGVGQTKHSSHREDVNQPEMIHEAVSAALKDANLSIKDIDCIVHGNMELFEMIHQPDLWHVLGTGAYGKDSIRITTGGTVGTTLACASDNLVASGMYDIVMAIGFEKLQEGHTTGGITNMADPLWFRNLQTGALTGSTAYDVIQEFGEDRAKRAAMMYRIVMDKHACLNPNAHRAFGLDFDQVETLMNTSPQLVGELRLIHMCSQSDGACAVIFACEKKAKELSKKPVWIRDHITIHREETFNIFGYHKDFPVLKTHKFAAEQLFKRNDIKNPLEYFDVFEMYDPAAWWGLDWLRDFFFLKGDEHLRLVENKEIMIGGSMPINPSGGVIATNPIGATALLRVAEAALQVRGDAGAHQIPKEVKHALASGFGGTMWTVLMMLEKELSW